Below is a genomic region from Henckelia pumila isolate YLH828 chromosome 3, ASM3356847v2, whole genome shotgun sequence.
TATCCTGTTATAGACTTGAATATTCAATGTGTTATAGTGCtcaatttatttgaattaatactcaaaatatttttgtacttTAATTTCATAAAACAATATCGATATTTTCTTGAATTAAatcttgaaattaattattcctatatatttgtttcattttgcaagaaattatttttgaacAAACAAGCATATTATAGAATTCAACTCACATTTCAAAGTTTAAGACacaattatattataaaattcaaactaaattcgaaattcaaatataaataataaaaaaaattctatattACACACGAAGTTCAATCCAAATCACCCCATCTCATAACTACATAAAATTCacttttttcttcttttattttttttatttttatttttgcaagAAACGCgtatcaaattcaaaaaaaactatttgaaaatgttttttttctcatttgataaaatagtattttttttaatttgtgcaATCATTATCATATTTCTAAGTGCATCTTCATTATGAGCAAGGCATGATTCCCAggaatcgaaccttgtacctccaaGCTTAAGTACAAAGTTTTCTGATTCGTGGTATCATTGAGCTAGTCTAGCTTAATAGtaccaaaaatcaaaaaattttgtacttaagcctggaggtacaaggttcgatttctgggagggcaaaaactcccctagcCAGGTGGCAAGAAGGTCATGAGTAGCAAAAATGGTTGCGGGCCCCCAAGAGAGATGAGACGCACCCGGACCATTACAAAACCTCTCATGTATAAAaagttaataaaaaaaaaagtaagaaGAAGACGAAGAAAAAGAGAATATTTCTGTAAACAATGAATTATGTAATCTTATTGATGAAATTCAACatccttaaaataattattactacaaaaaaactaaaaaaaaaagtctAGAAATTAGATTTTCAAACCATAACCACTATATCAATACCCAATTTAATAGTCAAATAAAAGTTAGAAAAACATAGTAGGAATTAACAAAGATCAAATCATTTACATaatatccataataaaatttgattgaaaattctCAAAATTTCAAAGGAATTAAATTTTTAGTTTTGTGATGAATAATTGAGTGAATGTAAATTTCTTTAactgtaatatatatattctcacACCTCAAAAACATTAAAACtatcataaatattgaataaTTAGAATTAAGTACACAAACAGAAGAGATCCATGTACGAATTGGGGTggtatatcgtaccgaaaatttatatcatatttcatacctaaaattaaaataaaagaaaatattatatcGACACTCATACCGAAAATCATGGTATACCGATTTCATACCTAACATAACGAAATTTATGGTATACTGaaattttggtacggtatcGCTATATAATGTTTTATATCGAAAAAAACTTTatactttaaaattttatagtttataaatattatatatttttcagtATACcggtatatataaaaaaattcaaatttcataTCGTTATTGTACCAAAAAATTtggtattttttttatcataacaAACCGAAAtattcggtataccaaaaattcgatatttttgGTATGATAACTTGGATataccaaaaattaaatattttatccaccCCCATCGACGATCATGGTGCACGAGGCTATATACTGAAGAGTGGAGAGATTTTCAGATCTTAATGATGGtggagaaaaaaataaaaaggggtGACTAAACATGTCAATACATTCATGGAACAAattgaaaatgagaaaaataaaacaatgaAGAAAAGAAGACGAAAAGGATAGTAAAAGGGTGGTTAAGGGGTTTTCAAATATTGAGAGGGGTAATTTGGTACATATGCATGACatagggagttgaaacaaatTAGTATTCCATGTCAGGTAGTGGAAACATAATTATTATGACGCGGGTAATTGACACAAAGTTCAGTTTTGATTTAGGAATTTTAGAGCAATTTACCGTTCTTTTAATATCTGATTAATATCCTCTTGGCAATTTAATTTTTGCATTAGAAATGCCAATATATAAAAGTGAGAGACAACACACGATCGATAGCATGATTGCTGTCTTTGATTTGTGATTAAAGTTTCGGGGTTTTAGTAAACCTCTcacaaaattatataaaaaaataaaatcttctaacacatgaattaaaattttgagacGGCCGGGGCAATATTGTTGTTAAGTTGCAAGCATGCATTCACATTTATTATACTAAATATTGGAGCTAGGTTTTTCTCATCAAAGAATCATTTCTGCTATATTGTTGTATCTGAGTAAaataattaacataaaataaaacaattgAGTGTAACTTAACGAGACAGAacctatatatattttttttttaaaaacatattaatttaaatataatttatcatTAGGGATAGTATTATAGTCGGTCCATTGGTCTCATATGTCTCTATTTATTACACTGAACGTAATGTCAGCCCCAAGAGTACTAGGTGAGCGTTTGACTAATATTCAGAGTTATAATTAAGCGCATGCATAAAACTCAAAGCGTAAGGAGCGGATAATAAAAAATACagcaaatccaatcggcagaatgcaaccgacgataacacaaGGGTAaaaataccattatacaaccaaattgaaggttcagggtaaacaaatacCTACCCTCTAAAGCTCCACACTCTCTGGACCTCACTCCTGCAAAGAGcctcctggaccgtccagcctcaaacctgccccgccataaGGTATACCACAAaaaccaaacacaggggcgtgagcgacaacgctcaatacgaagcaatgatatataaactaatatgcCGCAAGCAAATGATTTAAAATCACTGGGTAAAACATTCTACTCAGGGCGCCATGAACACACAGTACTATGCTAAGAGAGCTACTCCGTGGGGTACTCGTGTATTCCCCTAtccactatagcgtctactccaccgtcgtggtcgctcctagtgatagcaaaaccagggctGAGCGTCTCCAGATaagaatccataaggagtaactcatcactgATGAAAGcttgtcatgactcacatcataccagatgcagtctaccgtaaaaatatgcatgtgttAAAGCCGTAAGACATGGTAAAACACGTAGCAAAtaatcatgcaacatataagcatatatattatgccggctatctcggtcagtacttacgtacctctaacactgttggttaaacctagctccgctggtctagactccaagcctactagtccagtctactgctactacaatgcaaatacccatgcatcatttattaagctctaaaaaccttaactaagctaatgcatactcctaaatatttttaggatgccaaagttatacctgcgtccgtcgttagccctttgctgtcgatatcCTCAAAACTagaccacagctccgctacgacgcctagaTCGCTGCGTCACTTCCGGATTTTCCGTAGGacacctagatctccctagatctgagttagaaggcctatgaatagagagagaagagaggaattggtgcacctCAAATGAACTCTCGGCCAtcatatttatagacacggatcgttgcgtccgttcaggctcgttgcgtccgttctgcctgacgaacgttgcttccgatccccattgttgcttccgatgtctcattaagtgcgtaagcaatgacgtaatatatctgacgtcacggatgacatcaactgccagaacgttgcttccgttcaagAACGTTGCTTTCGTTCTGGGTCACCCtctggaccatttctgatcattctgaatccatttttgaagtTCGTTAATCCAACAGAAACTTTCTTAAGCATATATTAGcaaatcaaaacatgatcatatgattaattactccttaatttttaattatggatacgggtcactacattctcccccacttaagaaatttcgtcctcgaaatttaagtctagaggaaaacatgaatagtcaaccaaatgatctttattacaactgaacgaATACAAACTTGATACAATgaaatacaaaatctcaaaataactcagggtGCTCGGCTCGCATTCGGCTCTCTAACtctcaagtagcttcctccGTACCTCTatgctgccactgtaccatcaccaatggtatgcgcttgttatgAAGTACCTTGTCTTTCCTGTCTAGAATCCGCAGGGGCTTCTCCACATACGACAGATCCTGATCTAACTGTACCTCGGTCGAATGCAAAATATgtgactcatccgccacatactgtctcaacaaggacacgtggaacacatcatggatccttgaaagatctggtggcaaagctagacgataagccacgtccccaaccttctcgagaatctcaaaaggaccaataaatctcggtgtcagcttacccttgcgaccgaacctcatcaccttacggaaaggtgacacacgcaagaatacaTGCTCTCCCACCTCGAAGTGTAACGGCCTCCGATGAGCGTTCGCGTAACTAGCCTGACGATCTTGGGCCGCCTTAATCCTTcgtcggatcaactccactgcatcagtcatctgctgaatcatttgaggaccctcaacctgacgttcgccaacctcgtcccaaaataaaggtgtacgacaacgacgtccataaagagcctcaaatggtgccatgccaatgttgcgatgaaactattgttgtaagcgaactccaccaatggcaaatgatcatgccatgctggaccaaaatccatcactgccgcgcgaagcatatcctctaaagtgcgaatagtacgctcggactgtccgtctgtctcgggatgataagccgtactcaggctcaaagtagtaccaagggctcgctggaaactaccccaaaatctcgaggtgaatctcggatctctatcactgacaatgcttaACGAAATGCCATGCAATCGAACGATCTCCCGAACATACaattgtgccatcctatcaaaggtatagtcgtggttatagggaagaaaatgcgctaaCTTAGATAATCAATTcacaacaacccaaatagcgtcacaattcctggaagacataggcaagtgggtgaaaaaatccatcgtcacatgcttccacttccactcaggaatctctaagctatgaattaaccctccgggtcgtctaaactctgccttgacctgctgacacacaaggcatcgcgatacaaactgataaacgctgcgcttcatccctttccaccaaaatggtgtgcgaagatccttatacatcttcatgctgcctggatgtacagagaatcgactgcggtgagcttgcgataagatctcatccctcaaagtagaatcctcggatACCACAACttgaccagaaagacacaacagaccgtcttcttgcagatgaaaaccagaagtattataaccctcagccaaacgggccaacttctgagtcttcagatcagaattctgagcttctcgGATTCGTCGATGCaatgctggctctgcaagcacagaagaaacatgaatcccttgctgttctttcttatgacggaacgtgaatcccaaagaacaacactcctccactgtgaaaccgaactggtacgaagggaactcacatagaccttgcgactaagcgcatcagtaGCGGggtttgaagaacctggatgatacttgatctcgcaatcataatccttcaacagatccatccaacgatgctgctgcatgttcaactcagcctgagtgaacagatacttcaaactcttatgataggtgaagatctcaaatcgctctccgtacaaatagtgacgccatatcttcagagcaaagacaatggatgCTAGCTCTAggtcatgtacgggatagttttCCTCTTGAGTTTTcaactgtctggaagcatacgcgatacgtggccattctgagtcaacacgcaccccataccctggagagaagcatcggtgAAGACCACAAAACCACATGATCCAGACGGCAAAGCAAGAACTGGTGCTGTAGTCAAACAACGTCTCAACTCATaaaaactatcttcacaagcatctGACCACACGAAAGAAGCATCTTTCTTcctcaactgagtcaaaggcctatCTATCTGTGAGAAGTTTTCCACAAAACGCCGGTAGTACCCtgccaaaccaaggaaactacgaatctcagaagctgtagtaggacgtgaccaattcagaattgcctctgtcttgctggggtcaacagatacgccctcctgagaaatgacatgaccaaggaatacaACACGGTCAATCCAAAAGTCACATTTGCTCAAATTCGCGTACAGCTGTCTCTCCCTGAAGACCTGCATCACAGTAAAGAGAtgataggcatgctcatccatgctacgagaataaaccaagatgtcATCGATCAACACTACcacaaacttatccagaaatTCACGGAATACCCttttcatcagatccataaaaacagctggagcattcgtcagaccaaacggcatcactagaaactcatagtgcccataccgtgtacgaaatgctgtcttaggaacatcctcttgtcgaactcgcagctgatgatacccagaccgaagatcaatcttcgaatagacataagtaccctgtaactgatcaaagagatcatctatccgcggaaaaggatacttattctttacattcgcttgattcaattggcggtaatcgatacacaaccgcatcgaaccatcattcttcttgacaaacagcactggggctccccatggcgaaacactaggtcgaatatatcccttatcaagaagatctttcaattgcttctgcagctctttcatctctgatggtgccaaACGGTAAGGAGCTCTgaaaatcggtgcagtccctgtcAGTAACtcgatgccaaactcgatctcccgtACTGGTGGTAAACTTGGAATCTCTTCCCGAAACACATCTAGAAAATCTCGAACCACTAGTATCTcctggatatctggctctcctaaggatgcgtcaatgatgtagataaggtagccttcccctccagactctaaagcacgccgagCCTTCAGTGCAAAAACTAATGGCATTGGAGAtcacgctccctcaccataaaaataccaagaCTCGCAATCCTCTGGACGGAACTGAaaaaatctctgatagcaatccactatcgctcggtaggtagtcatgagatctatcccaatgatacaATTGAAATCCTCCATGGCTAGAATCATcgggttagcactaagctgatgcccttcgaaatccaaaacacaacccacaactagacgcttggctaaaacctcgctacccataggagtagaaactactagcaagacgtctaaaggaataaatggcaacttatacttcttagaaAAACTTGCTGATACGAAAGAATGcaatgcaccggtatcaatcaaaacataagcaggaaaaccacataaactacagatacctgcgaTCATCCGATCACTATCAGCCTCTGCCTGTTCCTGGTTAAGTGCAAAGACCTGAACCTGGGCACGTGGccgcaaagaagaatgaccccgagtaGGCTGTcactgagactgctgcggctgctgaCGCTGCTGATAAGAAGGTTGCGGCTGATactgctgctggtactgaggtggctgaacagatgcctgagaacctccataACCACTCGCTGCTCCCATTAGTAAcggacaatccctcttcataTGACCCTCCTGACCACATTGGAAACATGCTCCACTCAAACAAGGACATGGGCCTGCAGGATGCTTGCGCTTACACTGACAACATCAGTTCGATCTCTGTccaccaaagttatgcactccaccagatccagatcaagaagaagaagtacctcctggcttcttgaaagactgtccCTTCGGACCCAGAGTACTGGCACTTGCTGACTTGGAAGAAGAATTGAAGAGTCCCCTATTCCTCcaaatactgtcctcggcctggagACAATGGTCCACCAAGTCCTCATAAGTCCCATcaccgcccacagcaaccatccgatgaatctcCGGATTCAGACCCTGAAGAAAATGGTCgtacttcgccatagaactatcagcaatgtgaggacaataagatagcagatcaaagaacttctgctggtactcctcgatcgtcatcgtaccctgtcgcaaactcagcaactcactggctttcgcctgacgcaaagctggaggaaaatacaacctctgATAAGTAGTACGGAACTCGTCCCACATAGCTGCTCCCCTCGCTActatgaatggtgcggaagtaaatctccaccacttcctcgctcgaccctcaagcatgaaggcaagaatctccatcttaTCCTCATCTGAGCAACGGAACTCCTGACAACAATGCTCCAACCTCTCAAGACAATCCTCAGCCTCCTCAGGTGTCTCAACTCCTGTCAATGGCTTCGGActaacctccttgaatctgCGCATGCTCACTCTTCTGCGCCCCTCATGCTGACCTCGACAACGTCTACGATAATCCGAATCGCCCCAATGACCGCCGCCTCCGCTATCGTGGCTCttatcgtaatctgccatctgttacacaaTAACAGATAATaccttaatccgctttacgaaattctcagtgcaatgcgctctgataccaaaaagtgtagtgacccaacccgtaTCCACTATCCAATCAGAGTTATAATTAAGCACATGCATAAAACTCAAAGCGtaaggagcggataattaaaaatacagcaaatccaatcggcagaataaaACCGACGATAACACAATGGTAAAAATAccattatacaatcaaatcaaaggttcaggataaacaaatccctaccctctaaaactCCACACTCTCTGGACCTCACTCCTGCTGAGAGcctcctggaccgtccagcctcaaacctgccccgccacaaggtatacCACAAaaaccaaacacaggggcgtgagcgacaacgctcaatacgaagcaatgatatataaactaatatgcagcaaaaaaatgatttaaaataactgGGTAAAACATTCTACTCAGGGTGCCATGAACACACAGTACAATGCTAAGAGAGGTACTCTGCGGGGTACTCGTGTATTCCTCAATCCACTATatcgtctactccaccgtcgtggtcactcctagtgatagcaaaactagGGGCTGAGCGTCCCCAGACaagaatccataaggagtaactcatcaccgatgaaagcttgtcatgactcacatcataccagatgcagtaccgtaaaaatatgcatgtgttaaagccgtaaaacatggtaaaacacataacacataatcatgcaacatataagcatatatatcatgccggctatctcggtcagtacttacgtacctctaatactgttggtcaaacctagctccgctggtctagactccaagcctactagtccagtctactgctactacaatgcaaatacccatgcatcatttatTAAGCTCTAATAACCTTAAATAAGctaatgcatactcctaaatatttttaagatgccaaagttatacctgcatccgtcgttagccctttgccgtcgatagcctcaaaactagaccacagctccgctacgatgcctagATCgtcacttccggatttcccgtaggatgcctagatctccctagatctgagttagaaggcctaagAATAgaaagagaagagaggaattggtgcacctCAAATGAACTCTCggccctcatatttatagacacgaatcgttgcgtccgttcgggttcgttgcgtccgtccTGCCTGACGAACATTGCTTCCGAtccccatcgttgcttccgatgtcacatcaagtgcgtaagcaatgacgtaatatatttgacgtcacggatgacatcaaatgccagaacgttgcttccgttcaagaacgttgcttccgttctgggTCACCCTCcagaccatttctgatcattctgaatccatttttgaagtccgttaatccaacaTAAACTTCCTTAAGCATATGTTAGcaaatcaaaacatgatcatatgattaattacttcttaattattaattatggatacgggtcactacattttgaatttgattttttgcaCAATCATCACATTTCTGATGTACCAAACTACAAATACTTTAATGACTTATATATTTTAGAAAAACCGAAAACTAATAAATTAGTATGTAGTAGATATATTCATTAAATGTAtttaaatatttctttttttattataaatatataacgTGAATTTTTAACTATTAAAATTGTAATTAAATATGagtttttttgaataaaatagaAGATTGATGTTAATAATTATTCGTTAACGTACACATGTATTTTGTCCATGTTAGGATCAGTTTTGGAGGTCTTCCTCAACTGATTCTACTGTAGCTGTTGACTCtcgaaatatttgattgagtTCAGTTGACATTGGTCTACTGAACTGCTTTCTTCTCGTATATCGATATTAATTGGAAATCAATAATTATGTGTGGAATAATGTCAAATATCTAGGCTGATTCTTTGAGTGAGTAAATGTGCTCAACTGATATATGAGTGAAACTGGAAAGTGAAATACACAAGTGTTTGTTTATGTATGTTCgtagctcaatctcctacgtcaccccttcttacACCTAAGAAGGATTCACTCTAAAAGAATTTGACTATTACAGCTCTTTGCAATAGCTcaatccaagactaggacttacactCAACTGCCTATCTCAAAACTCCTAAACTCAAGAATTCAACTCTCGACTGATTCTTGTTACAATTAGGTTTGCAGCACCTCAAATGGTAAATACAACACTTGtattacaactcaacactttgCACAATATATCCTTGATGTTCTTCGGCtcttaatataatattttatgtaaGCTTGAAATCTTCTTTCTGAGTGTCTGTTAGTAAACTGATAATGATTAGTTTACATCTTGATAACTTGAATGTGTTTtgtgagttcttattagatCCGTCTGCTTCTTCAAGCTGTCTTTGATATCTATTTATAAGAGGATTGTAACGGCTCTTTAAATTCAAATTGTGGCCGTTAACTTTTCTTATCTGCTATTCAATACTCCCTCTGACATGAAGGTACACTGTTGCACTTGGTGGATTTGCGGCGTCAGTTATGTACGAAAAATTCTATCCAAATAGAAGTAGACCGAGTTTAGTTTTTGTTATGCAATCTCCAATGGTTCTGTCTTGAGAGTGTCCAGTCTTTGATAATTCAGTTTGGCTTGCTGGAGTAGTTTGGCTTGCTGGAAGACTGTTGAATACtgaattttgatgataacaaaacaatatatcattgttATATTATGGTTGCTATTTACATGTAAAAACAGGAAAAAACGACTACCAAAAGATGTCAACCGATCTAAACATGTCAACCGACTGAAAGATATCAACTGGCTTACAGATATCAGCCGAACTCTTTGATATCAACTCATTCTCAGATATCAGCCGACTCCATAATGTCCGCCGACTTACAGATATCAGCTGGTCCTCAGACTTTAACCGATCATAGATATATGTTATCAGAATGAATGGCAACCGGCCGAATACAAGTCTCAAGGATATCTACAAACTTCATAAAGACACAAATGCTTAGTAACGGATCCTTGATAAAGCAACTTAAATGCGAAAGGACAAATCATTTAAAGAGGCATCTGACAAAGCTCAAAAGGCCATTAATTGCAATTATTATGAAGACATAATGAATGTACATTAAAGAAACCTCAAGTACAGATATTTTGAAGACAAACAAACTTCACTCCATGAAAAGAGAAATATTGTCTGGTGTATATCAGTCTGAAAAGATGTTTCTTATTTGACTGATAAGTGTGTtgagtatgcattattttgtgtcaatttatatttatttcgcatgcatttattttattttcgtgagttttgttagtattttattttatgtgcatgtattatactctcttggttgaattttgtaggaaattggaGGTTTTAAGTAGGAACTGTGTGGACAAGGTGCACGCGCGCAAGGTCTCCTCCTCGCGCGGGCGTAGTGTAACAATCTAGAGATTTCAAAGCCAAGGCGTGCGCGGGCGAGCTttagcctcgcgcgcgcgcgagaggttCGTGAGCCACTGTCTATTCGAACTGCGCGCGCACGAGATATGCTTGGCACAAGCGCGCGTGTTCGGATGCATGATGTTTGAGAATTTTAGGTCAACGAGGATTCTAATTGGCGCGAACCCTTTAAATATaagttttatgatatttttgagggctttttgtctttttaattttGCGCGAAGGTTGTCGGCGCCTGTGTGAACAATTCTTCAGTTTTTCTTCTACTCtagtattttctatttttatgatttttagacttggtttgtttaatcatgtttattagtgagtagtagtttcttcttcgatcaaggccacgtgattgtgccagacaatttatgtagaaaactcgtttgtttatttgagattttcagacttgatttgattttattgattatcgaatttatatttgtcttgtgaatttcttggccagttatttgcttgcatgttaattgattccaattcgacaaaggaggtttcgattttgatcac
It encodes:
- the LOC140890163 gene encoding uncharacterized mitochondrial protein AtMg00860-like, with protein sequence MDEHAYHLFTVMQVFRERQLYANLSKCDFWIDRVVFLGYYRRFVENFSQIDRPLTQLRKKDASFVWSDACEDSFYELRRCLTTAPVLALPSGSCGFVVFTDASLQGLRLDGPGGSLQE